Genomic segment of Paenibacillus sp. FSL R5-0623:
TCAGTTCCAAACCCTGCAGGGATTCGCCGTTGACCGACATAATCATGTCTTTTGCACGAATACCCGCTTTCTCGGCAGGGGATCCTTTGATCGGGGAAACAACAACAACGTTTCCATCCTGTGAGGATACCTCTGCGCCAATACCGGTAAATGAACCTTCGATCGACTCTTCAAACTGAGCAGCCGTTTCCTGCCCCATATAGTTGGAGTACGGATCACCAAGCGAGTCCATCATGCCGTTGATCGCACCGTCAATCAATTTGGTCTGATCCACGTCTTTATAATAGTTGCTTGAGATCAAATCCATCGCGGTTTCAATCTTCTTCAAATCGTTCTTCTGCTGTGTATTACCGGTTACACTGGCCAGCAAACCTTCGCCCGGTGTGGCCTGGCTCGCTATTCCTGGATACGTCATTAATACCAGGGTTAGTAAACTACCGCCAAGGAGACCCACAATGACAAGCAGTAGCGCCGATCTTTTCTTCATCATCCGTTTGTCACCGCCTTTAGTTTTGAAGCGTGTCAGATTCCATTGTTGCCAGAATCCATTCCCTGAACATGCCAGCTTAGTATATGTCTAGCTTGTACGGAATATGTTTTTTCCATTCGAACGATGGAGCAATAATTACAAATAGTTCATCGGATTTACAGCAGTACCGTTGTCTCTCACTTCAAAATGCAAGTGAGGTCCAGTAGAGTTCCCTGTATTTCCTGACTCCGCAATGGTATCCCCTTTGCTTACTGTGTCTCCCTTGCTGACTTTGAATCCACCTTCGCGCAAGTGACCATATAACGTCCAAAGTCCACCGCCGTGGTCCACAATAACCGTATAACCATAACCGCTATACCATTCAGCCATGATCACGATTCCGCCAGAAGCAGCGTGAACCGAAGTTCCCACAGGAACAGCAAAATCGACACCGGCATGCATCTTACCCACTACGCCCGTAATTGGATGGGTACGGGGACCGAATCCAGAAGAAATACGTCCTCCAGATACCGGTCTTGAGAAGATACCATTACCGGATGAATACGTGACCTCACTGCTGCTATCCGAACTCACTCTGGTTGGTGTCTTGGCTGCAGCTTTCGCCCGAGCGGCTGCTGCGGCTTTTGCTTTGGCTGCAGCTGCAGCCTGCTGTTCACGCAATTTATTTTTCTCTTGAAGAAGTGCCGAACGTTTGCTGGCAATCTGCATTAATACATCTTCCTGCTCTTGTGTCAGCTCTTCTGACTCTTCAATTTTAGCATCATATGAAGCGAGAAGCACTTGCTTTTCCGCTTCTTTTTCATTCAATTGGGACTTGCGCTGTTTCTTCTGTGCATACAGGCTCTTGGCTTCCGCATATTGCACATCCAATTCTGCCTTTTTGTCCACGACAAGTTGCTTGTCCGCCTTGTGCTCATCCAGCAGATGCTGATCCTGATCCACAATCGTTTTTAGTGAATCCGCACGGGTCAGGAAGTCAGTGAAGCTAGTGGAGGACAACAATACATCCAGATACGATACAGCACCGTCCGTGTACATCAGACGCACACGTGACTCCAAAAGTTTTTCCCTTGCAACGATGCGTTCTTCTGCCGCTTGCAG
This window contains:
- a CDS encoding peptidoglycan DD-metalloendopeptidase family protein; its protein translation is MKKTASLLAFTLLASLTLQPSDGYAKSSISDIDQQIQQLESKAASAKQEQKKAASNKKEAQHYKNKTNAYLKVVMEQINVVSDELASVSLQIENTEEDLRTTKKDLQAAEERIVAREKLLESRVRLMYTDGAVSYLDVLLSSTSFTDFLTRADSLKTIVDQDQHLLDEHKADKQLVVDKKAELDVQYAEAKSLYAQKKQRKSQLNEKEAEKQVLLASYDAKIEESEELTQEQEDVLMQIASKRSALLQEKNKLREQQAAAAAKAKAAAAARAKAAAKTPTRVSSDSSSEVTYSSGNGIFSRPVSGGRISSGFGPRTHPITGVVGKMHAGVDFAVPVGTSVHAASGGIVIMAEWYSGYGYTVIVDHGGGLWTLYGHLREGGFKVSKGDTVSKGDTIAESGNTGNSTGPHLHFEVRDNGTAVNPMNYL